The Rattus rattus isolate New Zealand chromosome 1, Rrattus_CSIRO_v1, whole genome shotgun sequence genome includes a region encoding these proteins:
- the Zhx2 gene encoding zinc fingers and homeoboxes protein 2, whose amino-acid sequence MASKRKSTTPCMVRTSQVVEQDVLEEADRAKDKGLGVPPSDASKERWAAEPEPSSKESEVVEVRSVGESQSKKLQGGYECKYCPYSTQNLNEFTEHVDMQHPNVILNPLYVCAECNFTTKKYDSLSDHNSKFHPGETNFKLKLIKRNNQTVLEQSIEATNHVVSITASGPGSSDNDPGVSVGKTATVKTGKQKADAKKMPKKPDEAAPDNHMEGTARLVTDTAEILSRLGSVELLQDSLGHVMPSVQLPPNINLVPKVPVPLNTTKYNSALDTNATMINSFNKFPYPTQAELSWLTAASKHPEEHIRIWFATQRLKHGISWSPEEVEEARKKMFNGTIQSVPPTITVLPAQLTPTKVSQPILQTALPCQILGQPSLVLTQVTSGSTAVSCSPITLAVAGVTNHGQKRPLVTPQAAPEPKRPHIAQVPEPPPKVANTPLTPASDRKKTKLQIAHLKASFLQSQFPDDAEVYRLIEVTGLARSEIKKWFSDHRYRCQRGIVHITSESLAKDQMAITGTRHGRTYHVYPDFAAQKFKEKSQGQLKTLEDSFLKSSFPTQAEVERLRVETKLSRREIDSWFSERRKLRDSMEQAVLDSMGSGKKGSDVVAPNGALSRLDQLSGAQLAGPLPSPSSAVVQNQEQVHLLRSTFARTQWPTPQEYDQLAAKTGLVRTEIVRWFKENRCLLKTGTLSWLEQYQRHHLLDDHGHDVASRRAAKHVAESPKNGSEVAHQYAKDPKALGEEESEKLVPRVKLVGDPSKDCLAGKPSEATSDRSEGSRDGQGSEENEESGIVDFVEVTVGEEDAISEKWGSWSQRVAEGTVERADSDSDSTPAEAGQA is encoded by the coding sequence ATGGCAAGCAAGCGGAAATCGACAACGCCGTGCATGGTCCGGACATCACAGGTGGTAGAACAAGACGTGCTGGAGGAGGCAGACAGGGCCAAAGACAAAGGACTGGGCGTGCCACCGTCCGATGCGAGCAAGGAGAGGTGGGCAGCAGAGCCGGAACCCTCGTCCAAAGAAAGCGAAGTGGTGGAGGTGAGATCGGTGGGGGAGAGCCAGTCCAAGAAACTCCAGGGTGGGTATGAGTGCAAGTACTGCCCTTACTCCACACAAAACCTGAATGAGTTCACAGAGCACGTGGACATGCAGCACCCCAACGTGATTCTCAACCCCCTCTACGTATGTGCCGAATGTAACTTCACAACCAAAAAGTATGACTCCCTGTCTGACCACAACTCCAAGTTCCATCCCGGGGAGACCAACTTCAAGCTGAAATTAATCAAGCGTAATAATCAGACGGTCCTAGAGCAGTCCATCGAGGCCACCAACCACGTTGTGTCCATCACTGCCAGTGGTCCTGGGAGTAGTGATAATGACCCCGGGGTCTCAGTAGGTAAGACCGCCACGGTGaagacaggaaagcagaaggCAGATGCCAAGAAAATGCCCAAGAAGCCTGATGAGGCTGCTCCAGACAACCACATGGAAGGGACTGCCCGCCTGGTGACAGACACAGCTGAGATCCTGTCCAGACTTGGAAGTGTGGAGCTCCTTCAAGATTCACTGGGACACGTCATGCCTTCCGTACAGCTGCCACCAAATATCAACCTTGTCCCCAAGGTCCCCGTCCCGCTGAATACTACCAAATACAACTCTGCCCTGGACACAAATGCTACCATGATCAACTCCTTCAACAAGTTCCCTTACCCCACCCAGGCTGAGCTCTCCTGGCTGACCGCAGCCTCCAAACACCCAGAGGAGCATATCCGAATCTGGTTTGCCACCCAGCGTTTAAAGCATGGTATCAGCTGGTCcccagaggaggtggaggaggcccGAAAGAAGATGTTTAACGGCACGATTCAATCAGTACCCCCAACTATCACTGTGCTTCCTGCACAGCTGACCCCCACAAAAGTGTCACAGCCCATCCTCCAGACAGCCCTACCATGCCAGATCCTTGGCCAGCCCAGCCTGGTGCTGACTCAAGTGACAAGTGGGTCAACAGCTGTCTCGTGTTCTCCCATCACACTTGCCGTGGCTGGAGTGACCAACCATGGCCAGAAGAGACCTCTGGTGACTCCTCAAGCTGCCCCTGAGCCGAAGCGTCCACACATCGCCCAGGTGCCAGAACCTCCACCCAAGGTGGCCAATACCCCACTCACGCCAGCTAGTGATCGCAAGAAGACCAAGTTACAGATCGCCCACCTCAAGGCAAGCTTCTTACAGAGCCAGTTCCCTGATGATGCCGAGGTGTACCGGCTCATTGAGGTGACAGGCCTTGCCAGGAGTGAGATCAAGAAGTGGTTCAGCGACCATCGCTACCGGTGTCAGAGAGGCATTGTCCACATCACCAGCGAATCCCTTGCCAAAGACCAGATGGCCATTACTGGCACCCGACACGGTCGCACCTACCACGTATACCCAGACTTTGCTGCCCAGAAGTTCAAAGAGAAAAGCCAAGGACAGTTGAAAACCCTGGAAGACAGCTTTCTGAAAAGCTCTTTTCCCACCCAGGCAGAAGTAGAACGGCTGAGGGTGGAAACCAAGCTAAGCAGGAGGGAAATCGACTCCTGGTTTTCCGAGAGGCGAAAGCTTCGAGACAGCATGGAGCAGGCTGTCTTGGATTCCATGGGGTCTGGCAAAAAGGGCTCGGATGTGGTAGCCCCCAATGGTGCTCTATCCCGACTTGATCAGCTCTCTGGTGCCCAGTTAGCTGGTCCTTTGCCCAGTCCTTCATCAGCAGTTGTACAAAATCAAGAGCAGGTTCACCTACTCAGGAGCACCTTTGCGAGAACCCAGTGGCCCACTCCTCAGGAGTACGACCAGTTAGCTGCCAAGACTGGCCTGGTCCGAACTGAGATCGTGCGCTGGTTCAAGGAGAACAGATGCTTACTAAAAACTGGAACGTTGAGCTGGTTGGAGCAGTATCAGAGGCATCACCTGTTAGATGACCATGGCCACGATGTCGCATCAAGAAGAGCAGCAAAACACGTTGCTGAGAGTCCAAAGAATGGAAGCGAGGTGGCTCACCAGTATGCCAAGGACCCCAAAGCCCTCGGCGAGGAGGAATCTGAGAAGCTGGTCCCCAGAGTGAAATTGGTCGGTGATCCATCCAAGGACTGTTTGGCGGGCAAGCCCTCAGAGGCCACCTCAGACAGATCCGAGGGTAGCCGAGATGGCCAGGGCAGCGAGGAAAACGAGGAGTCAGGCATCGTGGACTTTGTGGAGGTGACGGTTGGAGAGGAGGACGCCATCTCAGAGAAGTGGGGTAGCTGGAGTCAGAGAGTAGCAGAAGGCACAGTAGAGAGAGCGGACTCCGACTCGGACAGCACCCCTGCAGAAGCCGGCCAAGCCTGA